A single region of the Marinobacter nanhaiticus D15-8W genome encodes:
- the msbA gene encoding lipid A export permease/ATP-binding protein MsbA, which translates to MSADSASNWQTYKRLLAYVKPFWLAFSLAVVGNIIYAGASTGMAAAMEYVIQAIENPTEQNRLLLTGLIVGVFALRGVGTFMGQYFINYVGRQVVNALRTQVFDRLLRLPSRFFDDHSAGHLVSKLTFNVEQVADATTNAVTISLREGLTIIGLLGFMLYTNWKLTLIFVAVGPVIGFVVSFASKRFRKLSRRIQSSMGDITHVASESISGYRVVRIFGGEGYERERFHDVSQRNLTQSLKMASTQAISVPIIQILVAFSIAALVWLMLAPEIRGGMSTGELVAFITAATTMAKPIRQVTSVHAKIQRGVAAAHDVFETIDETPEDDTGTHSPGRVKGNISFRKVSFRYRDQLDDVLKDIDLDIPQGQSVALVGRSGSGKSTMVSLLPRFYEYTAGNILIDDVPIRDYTLRALRDQIALVTQNVVLFNDTIAANIAYGSLREHTLDEIREAAAKAHALEFIDRMPEGMDTLIGDNGVMLSGGQRQRLAIARALLKDAPILILDEATSALDTESERHIQQALDLVMKGRTTLVIAHRLSTIEKADRILVMDGGEIVEAGRHEELLGQGGVYAKLHQTNFSEAG; encoded by the coding sequence ATGAGTGCGGACTCCGCATCCAACTGGCAGACCTATAAACGCCTGTTAGCCTACGTCAAGCCTTTCTGGCTCGCCTTTTCCCTCGCTGTAGTGGGTAACATCATCTATGCCGGGGCTTCAACGGGCATGGCCGCGGCGATGGAATATGTCATCCAGGCTATCGAGAATCCCACTGAACAGAACCGACTGCTACTGACCGGTTTGATCGTCGGAGTCTTCGCGCTAAGGGGCGTGGGGACGTTCATGGGCCAGTATTTCATCAACTACGTGGGGCGTCAGGTCGTCAATGCGCTGCGCACCCAGGTTTTCGATCGCCTGCTGCGTCTTCCGTCGCGCTTCTTCGATGATCACTCCGCCGGACACCTGGTGTCCAAGCTTACGTTCAATGTTGAACAGGTCGCTGATGCAACGACCAACGCCGTGACTATCAGCCTGAGGGAAGGTCTGACGATCATTGGTCTGCTCGGCTTCATGCTCTACACGAACTGGAAGCTGACCCTCATTTTCGTAGCGGTAGGGCCGGTCATCGGGTTTGTCGTCAGCTTTGCCAGCAAACGCTTTCGTAAGTTGAGTCGCCGGATCCAGAGTTCGATGGGAGACATCACCCACGTGGCTTCGGAATCCATTAGCGGCTATCGAGTGGTTCGGATTTTCGGTGGTGAGGGGTACGAGCGTGAGCGGTTCCATGACGTAAGCCAGCGTAACCTGACTCAAAGCCTCAAGATGGCCTCCACCCAGGCGATCAGCGTGCCGATCATCCAGATTCTCGTGGCGTTTTCCATTGCTGCCTTGGTCTGGCTAATGCTGGCGCCCGAAATCCGCGGCGGGATGAGTACCGGTGAACTGGTGGCTTTCATAACGGCCGCCACCACCATGGCCAAGCCTATTCGCCAGGTGACCTCTGTCCATGCCAAGATCCAGCGTGGTGTCGCTGCGGCCCACGATGTATTCGAAACGATCGATGAGACCCCTGAAGACGATACCGGCACCCACTCTCCGGGGCGCGTGAAAGGAAATATCAGCTTCCGCAAAGTCTCTTTTCGCTACCGTGACCAGCTTGACGATGTCCTGAAGGATATCGATCTGGATATCCCCCAGGGTCAAAGTGTTGCGCTGGTCGGTCGCTCCGGTAGCGGCAAGTCGACCATGGTTAGCCTGCTGCCGCGTTTCTATGAATATACGGCCGGCAACATCCTGATCGACGACGTGCCGATCCGCGACTACACCCTCCGCGCACTGCGTGACCAGATTGCACTGGTAACCCAGAACGTCGTGCTGTTCAACGACACCATCGCAGCCAATATCGCATACGGCTCGCTACGGGAACATACCCTCGACGAAATCCGCGAAGCTGCCGCGAAAGCCCATGCATTGGAGTTCATCGACCGGATGCCTGAGGGTATGGACACACTGATCGGTGACAACGGCGTGATGCTGTCCGGCGGCCAGCGTCAGCGCTTGGCTATAGCCCGGGCCCTGCTTAAAGATGCGCCGATCCTGATCCTCGATGAGGCGACCTCCGCACTGGATACGGAATCCGAGCGTCACATCCAGCAAGCGCTGGACCTGGTCATGAAGGGGCGTACCACTCTGGTAATTGCGCATCGCCTGTCGACCATCGAGAAGGCGGATCGCATCCTGGTCATGGATGGCGGCGAGATTGTCGAAGCGGGACGTCACGAGGAATTGCTGGGGCAGGGCGGCGTTTACGCGAAGCTGCACCAGACCAATTTCAGCGAGGCCGGTTGA
- the murB gene encoding UDP-N-acetylmuramate dehydrogenase gives MNSGVVEREADVSLQTCNTLRLPAKAAWLCRVKNIEELCEALDWADHRSLPTLILGGGSNVIVADDFPGLVIKVAFSGRCWSDVSAESATLELGAGENWHATVMYAVRAGYRGIENLALIPGTVGAAPIQNIGAYGVELSHTVVDVQVWDREAGDTRTLSADECEFGYRDSLFKRHPDRYVVLRVRLRLSRKTPLNLGYRDLQEFFEENADVGTLTPEDVARAVMQVRCRKLPDPDFLPNAGSFFKNPVVALGQYRTLKERFPELVAYESADSAKLAAGWLIDFCGWKGYRESHVGVHNRQALVLVHHGDGEGRELLSLAARIRDDVKGRFGVALEVEPRIFPVELRSEFGF, from the coding sequence TTGAATTCCGGCGTTGTCGAACGGGAGGCTGACGTTTCCCTGCAGACGTGTAATACGCTGCGTTTGCCGGCAAAGGCTGCCTGGCTGTGCCGGGTGAAGAACATCGAGGAGCTGTGCGAAGCGCTGGACTGGGCTGATCACCGCTCCCTACCGACATTGATTCTGGGGGGCGGGAGTAACGTCATTGTTGCCGACGACTTCCCCGGCCTTGTCATCAAGGTTGCGTTTTCCGGTCGCTGCTGGAGCGACGTATCCGCCGAATCTGCAACGCTGGAATTAGGCGCCGGCGAGAATTGGCATGCCACTGTCATGTATGCCGTCCGTGCTGGTTACCGTGGGATTGAGAACCTCGCACTCATTCCGGGTACCGTTGGAGCGGCGCCTATCCAGAATATCGGTGCCTATGGCGTCGAACTTTCCCATACGGTGGTTGACGTCCAGGTCTGGGATCGCGAGGCCGGAGACACCCGCACGTTGTCTGCGGACGAATGCGAATTCGGTTATCGCGATAGCCTGTTCAAGCGTCATCCCGACCGCTATGTCGTGCTGCGGGTGCGCTTACGTCTTTCCCGGAAAACACCGCTCAATCTGGGCTATCGGGACCTGCAGGAGTTCTTCGAAGAAAACGCGGATGTGGGCACGCTGACCCCAGAAGACGTGGCACGCGCCGTTATGCAGGTTCGTTGCCGTAAGCTGCCGGACCCGGATTTCCTGCCCAATGCAGGAAGTTTTTTCAAGAATCCTGTAGTGGCCCTTGGCCAGTATCGTACGTTGAAAGAGCGCTTCCCCGAGCTGGTGGCCTATGAAAGCGCTGACAGTGCCAAACTGGCGGCGGGCTGGCTGATCGATTTCTGTGGCTGGAAAGGCTACCGGGAGTCTCACGTCGGTGTGCATAATCGTCAGGCCTTGGTGCTTGTTCACCATGGTGACGGTGAAGGCAGGGAACTGCTCAGTCTGGCCGCACGCATCCGGGATGATGTGAAGGGTCGGTTTGGTGTGGCTCTGGAGGTTGAGCCTCGAATCTTTCCTGTCGAATTGCGCAGCGAATTCGGTTTCTGA
- the lpxK gene encoding tetraacyldisaccharide 4'-kinase, with product MVERLWYGEGRPLWLLWPLAWLYRWISQRRREAYREGRRQTSRPPIPIIVVGNITAGGTGKSPLTLAIVDHLRRQGWRPAIVSRGYGGKSERYPLLVNPETPAALSGDEPLMLARQGSVPVVVDPKRARAAQWAYDEKLADVLVCDDGLQHYALGRDLEIAVFDGARGVGNGAPIPVGPLREAPDRLAEVDALVFNGVPVQPLSHPNVMTMQFEPQRLTNMATGETREMDWLKGRTVIGVAGIGNPARFFDTLRMLGANVEERPLRDHHEFRREDLAHPVGQALVMTAKDAVKCVDLADADCWSLEVRAALPDAFWILLDRRLAELELPSPATKPDQ from the coding sequence ATGGTCGAGCGCCTCTGGTACGGGGAGGGCCGGCCGCTCTGGCTGCTATGGCCGTTGGCCTGGCTCTACCGCTGGATCAGCCAACGCCGGCGCGAGGCCTATCGGGAGGGCAGACGGCAAACCAGTCGCCCCCCGATTCCCATCATTGTCGTCGGAAATATCACAGCGGGTGGTACAGGCAAATCACCTCTCACGCTGGCAATTGTCGATCACCTGAGGCGGCAGGGGTGGCGGCCGGCCATCGTCAGTCGTGGCTACGGCGGCAAATCTGAACGTTACCCTTTGCTGGTCAACCCGGAGACGCCAGCCGCTCTCAGCGGAGACGAGCCGCTGATGCTGGCGCGTCAGGGCAGCGTGCCGGTTGTGGTGGACCCCAAACGTGCTCGGGCCGCGCAATGGGCGTACGATGAAAAGCTGGCGGACGTTCTCGTTTGCGATGACGGCCTGCAGCACTATGCGCTGGGCCGGGACCTGGAAATCGCCGTGTTCGACGGTGCCCGGGGGGTGGGGAATGGTGCACCCATACCGGTGGGGCCGCTGCGGGAAGCGCCTGATCGTCTTGCAGAGGTAGATGCTCTGGTCTTCAACGGCGTACCTGTGCAACCGTTGAGCCACCCCAACGTCATGACGATGCAGTTCGAGCCGCAACGGTTGACCAATATGGCTACCGGCGAAACGCGGGAAATGGATTGGTTGAAAGGTCGGACCGTGATAGGAGTCGCCGGCATCGGCAACCCGGCCCGGTTCTTCGATACGTTGAGAATGCTGGGTGCGAACGTCGAGGAGCGTCCGCTTCGGGACCATCATGAATTCCGCCGTGAGGATCTGGCTCACCCGGTAGGGCAGGCGCTTGTCATGACGGCCAAGGACGCAGTGAAGTGCGTAGATCTGGCCGATGCGGACTGTTGGTCACTTGAAGTTCGTGCCGCCTTGCCTGATGCTTTCTGGATACTGCTGGATCGCCGTCTAGCGGAGCTTGAACTGCCGTCGCCAGCTACCAAACCCGATCAATGA
- a CDS encoding low molecular weight protein-tyrosine-phosphatase codes for MRDPVKVLFVCMGNICRSPTAHAVFQKRLEEQGLAGRVVVDSCGTGSWHIGKQPDPRAMEAGLRRGYDLSSLRARQIQASDIEQFDYVLTMDRDNQQIVANLTSDNATTRPELFLRYAIHHQEDEVPDPYYGDGDGFELVLDLIEDACDGLIKDIRENRL; via the coding sequence ATGCGTGATCCGGTCAAGGTGCTGTTCGTGTGTATGGGTAATATCTGCCGGTCGCCCACGGCCCACGCAGTCTTTCAGAAACGCCTCGAAGAACAGGGCCTGGCCGGTCGGGTCGTGGTCGATTCCTGCGGGACCGGAAGCTGGCACATTGGCAAGCAGCCTGATCCACGCGCAATGGAGGCGGGCCTTCGTCGCGGTTATGATCTTTCGTCGCTGCGGGCGCGGCAGATCCAGGCCAGCGACATAGAGCAATTCGATTATGTTTTGACCATGGACCGCGATAATCAGCAGATCGTTGCCAATCTCACCTCCGATAACGCCACGACGCGACCTGAGCTCTTCCTTCGGTACGCGATCCATCATCAGGAGGATGAGGTGCCGGATCCGTACTACGGCGACGGCGATGGGTTCGAGTTGGTACTGGACCTGATCGAAGACGCTTGCGATGGACTGATTAAGGATATCCGGGAGAACCGGCTTTGA
- a CDS encoding MotA/TolQ/ExbB proton channel family protein, which yields MLELLQAGGIIMVPIIACSILALAIILERFWSLRASRVAPQSTINELWRWIKKKELNARKLKALQSSSPMGRVLAGGLMNAKHGREIMKESIEQEASQVIHELERFLNPLGTVATITPLLGLLGTVIGMIKVFAEIQLAGVGDAGNLAGGISEALMTTAAGLSVAIPALICHRYFIRRVDELVVNMEQEAIKLVEVVHGDREIDVEGA from the coding sequence GTGTTAGAGCTTCTTCAGGCGGGCGGCATCATTATGGTGCCCATTATTGCGTGTTCCATTCTCGCCCTTGCCATCATTCTCGAACGTTTCTGGAGTCTGCGAGCGTCGCGCGTCGCTCCGCAGAGTACGATCAACGAGTTATGGCGCTGGATCAAGAAAAAGGAGCTCAATGCCCGGAAACTCAAGGCCCTTCAGTCATCATCTCCCATGGGACGCGTGCTTGCCGGCGGCCTGATGAATGCCAAGCACGGCCGCGAGATTATGAAAGAGAGCATCGAGCAGGAAGCCAGTCAGGTCATTCACGAGCTGGAGCGTTTCCTGAACCCGCTGGGAACGGTAGCCACCATTACGCCGCTGCTGGGTCTGTTAGGCACGGTCATCGGTATGATCAAGGTGTTTGCTGAAATCCAGCTGGCCGGCGTAGGCGATGCCGGCAACCTGGCGGGTGGTATTTCCGAAGCGCTGATGACGACGGCGGCCGGACTGAGCGTGGCGATCCCCGCCCTGATCTGCCACCGCTACTTTATCCGTCGCGTCGACGAACTGGTCGTAAACATGGAGCAGGAGGCCATCAAGCTGGTCGAAGTGGTCCACGGCGACCGTGAAATCGATGTAGAGGGAGCCTGA
- a CDS encoding DNA internalization-related competence protein ComEC/Rec2: MRAGIAAFAGGVILLYCVGRILPLPLLWIILIGIGSVPLLNQRFRYPAFALCCLLGGLLWASWSASERLLVQLPATSDSSVRAVAGYRCSLVSPGAYDSLRFDFCITRWLDTKSSVTSQRHTMPTPSQGLPTRLRLALYGADKKLDLPLRLHMRVRLKPPHGSINPQGFRYETWLFRHGFGATGSVQEWQAAPDVECGLHCYFHQWREQVARSLGKAYGKLDAYPMMEALLLGERRYLDADDWAVFRATGTSHLIAISGLHIGLVGLFSGWLASRLLARVPRGVLMSRGRRRGVVVVSLSACLCYALLAGFTVPTQRALVMAAVAAAVYLRSRLSGYWTAWLVALGCVLALDPFAPLDGGFWLSFGAVACLILLFSGRLDAPGPVKTLLQAQAAATAGLLPVLMGLGLPAAAMGWMVNLLAIPLMSFLLLPLLFVLTPLGLISDPLLHIVAPILDAVLSGFLQGLAWFARVSPEGFRMGMAEAAVLAAAVIACLFPVGRMTRWALASVSIAVLVGQWGLKSGNATVSHPELWVWDVGQGLSVLYREGDQVLVYDTGPGSPSGYSAVDSVLRPNLRGLGVEFINTLLISHGDADHASGLGSLLDHMKVGQLVTGEPTRLPAVRAQGIGFDPCRAGTLDSAGAIRMELWQAPGAGAGNSRSCVLRIFKGDVEIVLPGDITGDEERLWLADHRLEQDVYRILVAPHHGSKTSSSENWVTALAPDVVIFSAGYRHPYGHPADVVQSRYRVAGAALYNTATSGAVHVELLGEGVRVSPTRADAPFWITPPPG, encoded by the coding sequence GTGCGCGCAGGGATTGCAGCATTCGCGGGCGGCGTCATCTTACTTTATTGTGTCGGCCGAATACTACCGTTGCCCCTGTTGTGGATTATCCTCATCGGGATTGGCTCGGTTCCCCTTCTAAATCAACGGTTCCGCTATCCTGCCTTCGCGCTGTGTTGCCTGTTAGGCGGTCTTCTATGGGCTAGTTGGTCAGCCAGCGAAAGATTGCTGGTCCAACTGCCAGCGACGTCGGATTCGTCTGTCCGGGCGGTGGCCGGTTACCGTTGCAGTCTGGTGTCTCCCGGAGCATACGACAGTCTTCGCTTCGATTTCTGCATCACACGTTGGTTGGATACGAAAAGCTCGGTTACGTCACAGCGTCATACTATGCCGACGCCGTCCCAGGGTTTACCAACCAGGCTGCGTTTGGCGCTCTACGGCGCGGACAAGAAGCTTGATCTGCCGCTCCGTCTGCATATGAGGGTTCGACTCAAACCCCCTCATGGCAGCATCAATCCTCAGGGTTTTCGTTACGAAACCTGGCTATTCCGTCACGGTTTTGGTGCTACCGGCAGCGTACAGGAATGGCAAGCCGCGCCTGACGTCGAATGCGGCCTGCATTGCTATTTCCACCAGTGGCGGGAGCAAGTCGCACGAAGCCTGGGTAAGGCATACGGAAAGCTCGACGCCTATCCGATGATGGAAGCGCTGCTGCTGGGAGAACGCCGGTACCTGGACGCGGACGATTGGGCGGTGTTCCGGGCCACAGGAACGTCCCACCTGATCGCCATTTCCGGATTGCATATCGGGTTGGTGGGCCTCTTCTCCGGTTGGTTGGCCTCCCGGCTTCTCGCCAGGGTGCCCCGCGGCGTCCTGATGTCTCGGGGGCGTCGGCGGGGTGTCGTTGTGGTCAGTCTCTCAGCCTGTTTGTGTTATGCACTGCTGGCCGGTTTTACCGTGCCTACCCAGCGAGCGCTTGTCATGGCTGCCGTCGCTGCCGCGGTCTATCTCAGGAGTCGATTGTCAGGCTATTGGACGGCTTGGCTCGTGGCCTTGGGCTGCGTACTGGCCCTCGACCCATTCGCTCCTCTGGATGGCGGTTTCTGGCTGTCTTTCGGGGCCGTAGCCTGTTTGATACTGCTGTTTTCCGGCCGGCTCGATGCACCCGGACCGGTTAAGACCCTGCTCCAGGCACAGGCTGCGGCAACCGCCGGGCTGCTACCGGTGCTTATGGGGCTTGGGTTGCCAGCCGCGGCAATGGGTTGGATGGTCAACCTCCTTGCCATTCCCTTGATGTCATTCCTTTTGTTGCCGTTGCTCTTCGTTTTGACGCCCCTTGGCCTGATTTCTGATCCGTTGCTGCACATCGTGGCACCAATCCTGGATGCCGTACTGAGCGGTTTCCTGCAGGGGCTAGCGTGGTTTGCCAGGGTTTCTCCCGAGGGTTTTCGAATGGGTATGGCAGAGGCTGCGGTGCTCGCTGCCGCGGTGATTGCCTGTTTGTTTCCGGTCGGTCGTATGACGCGATGGGCGCTGGCCTCCGTATCGATAGCTGTGCTCGTCGGGCAGTGGGGTCTGAAGTCCGGTAATGCGACAGTTTCACACCCGGAGCTATGGGTATGGGATGTCGGCCAAGGTTTGTCAGTGCTCTATCGCGAAGGCGACCAAGTGCTCGTCTATGATACCGGACCTGGGTCGCCGTCAGGCTACTCCGCCGTGGATTCTGTTCTTCGACCCAACCTGCGCGGGTTGGGGGTCGAGTTCATCAATACATTGCTAATCAGCCATGGCGATGCCGATCACGCCAGTGGTCTGGGATCGCTGCTCGACCACATGAAAGTGGGGCAACTCGTCACCGGCGAGCCCACACGCCTCCCAGCGGTCCGGGCTCAAGGGATTGGGTTTGACCCCTGCCGGGCAGGCACGTTGGATAGCGCGGGCGCTATCCGTATGGAGCTCTGGCAGGCGCCCGGTGCTGGCGCGGGCAACAGTCGTTCGTGCGTATTGCGCATTTTCAAGGGCGACGTGGAAATCGTACTTCCCGGTGATATTACCGGGGATGAGGAAAGGCTCTGGCTGGCCGATCATCGGCTGGAACAGGATGTGTACCGTATCCTGGTGGCGCCCCATCACGGTAGCAAGACGTCATCCAGCGAGAACTGGGTCACGGCCCTGGCGCCTGATGTCGTCATTTTCTCGGCGGGCTATCGGCATCCCTATGGGCACCCGGCTGACGTTGTGCAGTCGCGGTACAGGGTGGCCGGCGCGGCGCTCTACAATACGGCAACGTCAGGCGCCGTTCATGTCGAACTGTTGGGTGAGGGGGTGCGCGTAAGCCCGACACGGGCCGATGCTCCCTTCTGGATAACGCCACCGCCCGGGTAG
- the kdsB gene encoding 3-deoxy-manno-octulosonate cytidylyltransferase — protein sequence MSFTVVIPARYASTRLPGKPLLEIGGQTMIEHVYDRACESEASRVIIATDDERIADVARGFGAEVVITAADHASGTDRLEEVARTCGFAPDDRIVNVQGDEPLIPSVLINQVARNLEAYPEAKIATLCEEIQRPEYVFNPNVVKVVRASDNFALYFSRAPIPWARSEWTETTPTSERTLPADVGYLRHIGVYGYRVDLLHDFVAWNASPLEKTESLEQLRALENGARIHVDIAVERPPNGVDTPEDLEHVRRIFASGLEEVEVDA from the coding sequence ATGTCATTTACCGTAGTCATTCCAGCCCGTTATGCATCCACCCGCCTGCCCGGCAAGCCACTGCTGGAAATCGGCGGGCAGACCATGATCGAACACGTATACGACCGAGCCTGCGAGAGCGAAGCGAGCCGCGTTATCATTGCTACGGATGATGAGCGCATTGCCGACGTTGCCCGAGGATTCGGTGCGGAAGTGGTTATTACCGCCGCGGATCATGCCTCCGGCACCGACCGGCTGGAAGAGGTGGCGCGCACATGCGGTTTCGCGCCAGACGACCGCATCGTCAATGTGCAGGGCGACGAGCCGTTGATCCCCTCAGTGCTGATCAATCAGGTCGCTCGGAACCTGGAAGCGTACCCCGAGGCGAAGATCGCTACCTTGTGTGAGGAGATCCAGCGACCGGAATATGTATTCAATCCCAACGTCGTGAAGGTAGTGCGCGCCAGCGACAACTTCGCCCTTTATTTCAGTCGGGCTCCCATTCCCTGGGCGCGCTCCGAGTGGACCGAAACCACTCCAACGTCCGAGCGCACGCTACCAGCGGATGTGGGTTACCTGCGCCATATCGGGGTCTACGGTTATCGGGTCGACCTGCTGCACGATTTCGTCGCATGGAACGCTTCTCCGCTGGAAAAGACCGAGTCCCTCGAACAGCTCCGTGCACTGGAAAACGGCGCGCGAATCCACGTGGATATCGCCGTCGAACGGCCGCCCAATGGCGTGGACACGCCGGAAGACCTGGAGCACGTGAGGCGGATATTTGCCAGTGGACTGGAGGAGGTTGAAGTCGATGCGTGA
- a CDS encoding ExbD/TolR family protein — MKFKRQRSQDVSVDLTPLIDVVFLLLIFFMVSTTFTRESHLKVDLPEADGEVAEAQAEQVDVVINAEGQYAVNDRPLVNNQKETLRKAVQEVSGGNAQLPFIITADAQTPHEYVVRAMDVAGKLGFVKLSITTQRTSEGE; from the coding sequence GTGAAGTTCAAGCGTCAGAGAAGTCAGGACGTCAGTGTCGACCTGACGCCGCTGATCGACGTCGTCTTTCTGTTGTTGATCTTTTTCATGGTGTCGACCACGTTTACCCGGGAAAGCCACCTCAAGGTGGATCTGCCCGAAGCCGACGGCGAGGTGGCCGAAGCCCAGGCCGAGCAGGTCGATGTGGTGATCAATGCCGAAGGGCAGTACGCGGTCAACGACCGTCCGCTGGTCAACAACCAGAAAGAGACGTTGCGCAAGGCGGTGCAGGAAGTGTCCGGAGGCAACGCCCAGTTGCCATTCATCATCACGGCGGATGCCCAGACGCCCCACGAGTATGTGGTGCGCGCCATGGATGTCGCGGGCAAGCTTGGTTTCGTCAAACTCAGCATTACCACCCAGCGCACATCGGAAGGTGAGTGA
- a CDS encoding Trm112 family protein — protein sequence MDKKLLAMLACPVCKGELVINDARDELICRADGMAFPIKEGIPVMLSNEARTLTTDERLEKR from the coding sequence ATGGATAAGAAGCTGTTGGCCATGCTGGCCTGTCCCGTATGCAAGGGAGAGCTTGTCATCAACGATGCCAGGGACGAGCTGATCTGCCGAGCGGATGGCATGGCGTTCCCCATCAAGGAAGGTATCCCGGTGATGCTTTCAAACGAGGCCAGGACGCTGACCACGGATGAGCGTCTCGAGAAGCGCTGA